Proteins encoded in a region of the Paracoccus alcaliphilus genome:
- the ctaD gene encoding cytochrome c oxidase subunit I, whose protein sequence is MTPLQPNPPQCALHLHRELDRIWGRPRGLRGVLVSVNHSELGLRFMVAAFIFFAIAGCLAMLIRAQLATPAGAFLDTALYNQFFTMHGSLMMFLFAIPMLEGLGMYLLPKMLGSRDLAFPRLSALGWWCYLFGGLIILSALVAGIAPDGGWFMYTPLSSKTYSPGVNADVWLLGVTFVEISALAAAIEITVTILRMRAPGMKLTEMPLFAWYMLGTSAMMLVGFPPLILASVLLEIERAFNWPFFDVMRGGDPLLWQHLFWLFGHPEVYIIFLPAAGAISTILPVMCRTTIMGYGAIVAAVLGLVFLSFGLWVHHMFTVGIPHMALAFFSAASALVAVPTAVQIFAWIGTMWQGRPRMRLPMLHLMGFFSTFVMGGLTGVMLAIVPFNWQAHDTAFVTAHLHYVLIGGFVFPMMAAAVYWMPLFTGRQAIKGLGPMAFWLILIGFHGTFFIMHLTGLLGMPRRIDVYPDNPEWIWPNLVSSFFGFVMAAGFTLFALDLLLQLLFGPKAGRDPWQAESLEWAMPMPAPSYNIASLPLPGQGALQLARGEGLLPGAPRQRRETLVVDAISGAPRHIAILPGNSALPILTAAVIAGFVLLMLAGLYALALFGLIAIAAMLWQWHRFMGSAVDEGMVSVAPRLSLPVNPGVQDGLARTGLTCLLIANGTLFACFLFAIGFLSVIAPNWPAPESGLATIPVAALAAVLILALIAASGLARIRLAAGVVVALPVILLGLGATGGLALLLDDPTRHARDALRAAGLGYVALHCGISGLLALLCLVQRRDGRIVPGRISAWPVWRIWQDYTLATALILTLLIAAQEVLT, encoded by the coding sequence ATGACGCCGCTTCAGCCCAATCCGCCGCAGTGCGCCCTGCATCTGCATCGCGAACTGGATCGGATCTGGGGCCGCCCCCGGGGCTTGCGCGGCGTTCTCGTCTCGGTCAACCACAGCGAGCTTGGCCTGCGCTTCATGGTCGCGGCCTTCATCTTCTTCGCCATCGCCGGATGCCTTGCCATGCTGATCCGCGCGCAGCTGGCGACCCCCGCCGGGGCCTTTCTGGATACCGCGCTTTATAACCAGTTCTTCACCATGCATGGCAGCCTGATGATGTTCCTGTTCGCCATTCCGATGCTGGAGGGGCTGGGAATGTATCTTCTGCCCAAGATGCTCGGGTCGCGGGATCTGGCCTTTCCGCGTCTCTCGGCGCTTGGCTGGTGGTGCTATCTGTTCGGCGGGCTGATCATTCTGTCCGCGCTGGTTGCGGGCATTGCCCCCGATGGCGGCTGGTTCATGTACACGCCTTTGTCGTCAAAGACCTACAGCCCGGGCGTCAATGCCGATGTCTGGCTGCTGGGCGTGACCTTCGTCGAGATTTCGGCACTTGCGGCGGCGATCGAGATCACCGTGACGATCCTCAGAATGCGCGCGCCGGGAATGAAGCTGACCGAAATGCCGCTTTTCGCCTGGTACATGCTGGGCACCAGCGCGATGATGCTGGTGGGCTTTCCGCCGCTGATCCTTGCCTCGGTGTTGCTGGAGATAGAGCGCGCCTTCAACTGGCCCTTTTTCGATGTGATGCGCGGCGGCGATCCCCTGCTGTGGCAGCATCTTTTCTGGCTGTTCGGCCATCCCGAGGTCTATATCATCTTTCTGCCCGCCGCCGGGGCGATCTCGACCATCCTGCCGGTGATGTGCCGGACGACGATCATGGGCTATGGCGCCATTGTCGCGGCCGTGCTGGGGCTGGTATTCCTGTCCTTCGGCCTCTGGGTGCATCACATGTTCACCGTGGGCATCCCGCATATGGCGCTGGCCTTCTTTTCGGCGGCCTCGGCGCTGGTTGCGGTGCCGACAGCGGTGCAGATCTTCGCCTGGATCGGGACCATGTGGCAGGGGCGGCCCCGGATGCGGCTGCCGATGCTGCATCTGATGGGGTTCTTTTCCACCTTCGTGATGGGAGGATTGACCGGGGTGATGCTTGCCATCGTGCCTTTCAACTGGCAGGCGCATGACACCGCCTTCGTCACCGCGCATCTGCATTATGTGCTGATCGGTGGGTTCGTCTTTCCGATGATGGCGGCGGCGGTTTACTGGATGCCGCTTTTTACCGGCAGGCAGGCGATCAAGGGTCTTGGTCCGATGGCCTTCTGGCTGATCCTGATCGGCTTTCACGGCACTTTCTTCATCATGCATCTGACCGGCCTGCTGGGAATGCCGCGCCGGATCGACGTCTATCCCGACAATCCCGAATGGATCTGGCCCAACCTTGTCAGCTCTTTCTTCGGTTTCGTCATGGCGGCGGGGTTCACGCTGTTCGCGCTGGATCTGCTGTTGCAACTTCTGTTCGGACCGAAGGCAGGGCGCGATCCCTGGCAGGCCGAAAGCCTTGAATGGGCGATGCCCATGCCCGCGCCCAGCTATAATATCGCTTCGCTGCCCTTGCCCGGGCAGGGCGCCCTGCAACTTGCGCGCGGCGAGGGGCTGTTGCCGGGCGCCCCCCGACAGCGACGCGAGACGCTGGTGGTCGATGCAATCAGTGGCGCCCCCCGCCATATCGCCATCCTGCCCGGTAACAGCGCGCTGCCAATTCTGACGGCGGCGGTGATTGCGGGCTTTGTCCTGCTGATGCTGGCGGGGCTTTATGCGCTGGCCCTATTTGGCCTGATCGCCATCGCCGCCATGCTGTGGCAATGGCACCGATTCATGGGCAGCGCGGTCGATGAGGGCATGGTATCCGTCGCGCCGAGGCTGAGCCTGCCGGTGAACCCCGGCGTTCAGGACGGCCTCGCACGGACCGGGTTGACCTGTCTGCTGATCGCGAATGGTACGCTGTTTGCCTGCTTCCTGTTTGCCATAGGCTTCCTGTCGGTGATCGCGCCCAACTGGCCCGCCCCTGAAAGCGGTCTTGCAACCATTCCCGTTGCCGCGCTTGCCGCCGTGCTGATCCTTGCGCTGATCGCGGCGTCCGGCCTTGCGCGGATCAGGCTTGCGGCGGGCGTGGTGGTGGCCCTGCCGGTGATCCTTCTGGGGCTGGGGGCAACCGGCGGTCTGGCCCTGCTGCTTGACGATCCGACCCGCCATGCGCGTGATGCGCTGCGGGCGGCGGGGCTGGGCTATGTCGCGCTGCATTGCGGGATTTCCGGCCTGCTGGCGCTTCTGTGCCTTGTGCAGCGCCGGGATGGCAGGATCGTACCGGGTCGTATCTCGGCCTGGCCGGTCTGGCGGATCTGGCAGGACTACACGCTGGCGACCGCACTGATCCTGACTCTGCTGATCGCAGCGCAAGAGGTGCTGACATGA
- a CDS encoding cytochrome c oxidase subunit II has protein sequence MLMVPLLAGCAGPLSTLSPQGPAAAEIAVLWWAMLAGAMLITIMVLALVWRGFARAEGNAPGETFWIKGMGLGFSFAVLIAVVGAGIWVGERIQPRPGADVIRVEAIARQWGWRFLQPGPDGTMIETERRLYIPAGQPVDVVIRSEDVIHAFWVPQLAGKMDALPGRDNLLRIEAFLPGLYHGTSAEFSGIGYAGMRFEVLAYDPADPPAFTDPDFTDPDERPPE, from the coding sequence ATGCTGATGGTTCCTTTGCTTGCCGGATGCGCGGGGCCACTTTCGACCCTGTCGCCGCAGGGACCGGCAGCCGCCGAGATCGCCGTTCTATGGTGGGCGATGCTGGCGGGGGCGATGCTGATTACAATCATGGTGCTGGCTTTGGTCTGGCGCGGCTTTGCGCGGGCCGAAGGCAATGCCCCCGGAGAAACCTTCTGGATCAAGGGGATGGGTCTTGGTTTTTCCTTCGCGGTGCTGATTGCGGTGGTCGGCGCCGGGATCTGGGTGGGCGAGCGCATCCAGCCCCGTCCGGGCGCGGATGTCATCCGGGTCGAGGCCATCGCACGTCAATGGGGCTGGCGCTTCCTTCAGCCGGGTCCCGACGGCACCATGATCGAGACCGAACGCCGCCTTTACATCCCCGCAGGGCAGCCGGTCGATGTGGTGATCCGCTCTGAGGATGTGATCCATGCCTTCTGGGTGCCGCAGCTTGCGGGCAAGATGGATGCCCTGCCGGGTCGCGACAATCTTCTGCGGATCGAGGCCTTCCTGCCGGGGCTCTATCACGGCACCTCTGCCGAGTTCTCGGGCATCGGCTATGCCGGGATGCGGTTCGAGGTGCTGGCCTATGACCCCGCGGATCCGCCCGCCTTCACCGACCCCGATTTCACGGATCCCGACGAAAGACCGCCCGAATGA
- a CDS encoding DUF2231 domain-containing protein has product MQFPKARRPRRRLRDPIHEHRSFHRTESRIAVAGHPIHAMLVAFPIALCVSTLGADAFYWWTGDPFWPRVALWAAGVGFLMGILAGLAGTAELLLVPGIRIRAASWTHFILAVMLLALLGANWGIRWGDPAAAVLPWGFLTSLLATGMTGMTGWHGGKLVFDYGLGTQADHDDSPRGERN; this is encoded by the coding sequence ATGCAATTTCCCAAGGCAAGGCGGCCACGCCGCAGGCTTCGCGACCCGATCCACGAGCACCGCAGTTTCCACCGGACGGAATCGAGGATCGCCGTCGCCGGTCATCCGATCCATGCCATGCTGGTGGCCTTTCCCATCGCGCTTTGCGTCAGCACGCTGGGAGCGGATGCGTTTTACTGGTGGACGGGCGATCCGTTCTGGCCGCGTGTCGCGCTTTGGGCGGCGGGGGTCGGGTTCTTGATGGGCATCCTCGCCGGCCTTGCCGGGACGGCAGAGCTGCTGCTCGTGCCCGGTATCCGCATCCGCGCCGCCAGCTGGACGCATTTCATCCTTGCGGTGATGTTGCTGGCGCTGCTGGGGGCGAATTGGGGCATCCGCTGGGGCGATCCGGCGGCGGCTGTGCTGCCCTGGGGGTTCCTGACCTCGCTTCTCGCCACCGGGATGACCGGGATGACCGGCTGGCATGGCGGCAAGCTGGTCTTTGATTACGGGCTGGGAACACAGGCCGATCATGACGATTCCCCCCGGGGCGAGAGGAACTGA
- a CDS encoding CopD family protein, with protein MIAALKFIHIAGLAGWCAALIALPLLMHAHGRAGNQRQYARFRLVTHIGYIGFATPAALITIIAGTGLIFAAQVFTPWLLVKLAFVAAMVLVHVWFGHMIQRSGEELRSRWQGAPIAGLLILLPVIATVLGLVLVKPDLERVRDLIPDQFLSPRGESS; from the coding sequence ATGATCGCGGCGCTGAAGTTCATCCATATTGCCGGGCTTGCCGGCTGGTGCGCCGCGCTGATCGCCTTGCCGCTGCTGATGCACGCCCATGGCCGGGCGGGAAATCAGCGGCAATATGCACGGTTCCGGCTGGTCACCCATATCGGCTATATCGGCTTTGCCACGCCCGCGGCCCTGATCACCATCATCGCGGGCACCGGCCTGATCTTTGCGGCGCAGGTGTTCACGCCGTGGCTGCTGGTGAAGCTTGCATTCGTTGCGGCCATGGTTCTGGTCCATGTCTGGTTCGGGCATATGATCCAGCGGTCCGGCGAGGAACTGCGCAGCCGCTGGCAAGGCGCACCGATTGCCGGTTTGCTGATCCTTCTACCGGTGATCGCGACCGTGCTGGGTCTGGTGCTGGTGAAACCCGATCTGGAACGGGTCAGGGATCTGATCCCCGATCAGTTCCTCTCGCCCCGGGGGGAATCGTCATGA
- a CDS encoding cytochrome c oxidase assembly protein produces the protein MILGETGTNIPYCGAAPVPAAIWSSWNLDPVLIAVLAAGLLAGVKHATRPGLFAFGWVVLALAFVSPLCALTTALFSARTIHHLLIVSLAMPVLALALPWRSLPAPIALCATAFALILWHIPSVYSAAWNSSWVYWLMQFAMALPAWAFWSQVLNWRGRDAGTFLANALMVGFFAAVMGLIGAVLTFSTRLLYPEHLAGPVGWGMEPLADQQLAGLIMWVPGLLPLAMIAAFMARRAWQQQEQAA, from the coding sequence ATGATCCTTGGAGAGACCGGCACGAACATTCCATATTGCGGGGCGGCACCAGTGCCTGCGGCGATCTGGTCCAGCTGGAACCTCGATCCGGTGCTGATAGCCGTTTTGGCGGCTGGATTGCTGGCGGGGGTGAAACATGCGACGCGACCGGGGCTTTTCGCCTTTGGCTGGGTGGTTCTGGCGCTTGCTTTCGTCTCGCCCCTTTGTGCCTTGACCACTGCGCTTTTCAGTGCCCGCACGATACATCACCTTCTGATCGTCAGCCTTGCAATGCCGGTGCTGGCGCTTGCACTGCCATGGCGCAGCCTGCCCGCCCCGATCGCCCTCTGCGCCACCGCTTTTGCGCTGATCCTGTGGCATATCCCCAGCGTCTATTCGGCAGCGTGGAACAGCAGCTGGGTCTATTGGCTGATGCAGTTTGCCATGGCGTTGCCGGCCTGGGCCTTCTGGTCTCAGGTTCTGAACTGGCGCGGCCGCGACGCAGGCACATTTCTTGCGAATGCCCTGATGGTTGGTTTCTTTGCCGCTGTCATGGGGTTGATCGGTGCCGTGCTGACCTTTTCCACCCGGCTTCTCTATCCCGAGCATCTGGCCGGTCCGGTCGGCTGGGGAATGGAGCCGCTGGCCGATCAGCAGCTGGCCGGGCTGATCATGTGGGTTCCGGGTCTTTTGCCGCTGGCGATGATCGCGGCGTTCATGGCGCGGCGGGCATGGCAGCAGCAGGAACAGGCCGCATGA
- a CDS encoding alpha/beta hydrolase codes for MICMAVLGACSARPGPDILAPAANMLSPDAETRVVRILTVTTRDRLADRPHAFGAGRAAQPGYASFDISIPPGHQPGQIEWPDGAPDRLTDFVTLRQTVMGEAAFLDAAAGSRVTVFVHGFNHSFQEALFRLAQMNADTHRDDTSVLFSWPSEGRVSAYLADRDSVDYSRQALVDLLTGLAGRAPPGQRVTVFAHSMGGRLTMEALRQLRLTGRDDVLDRLNVVLAAPDIDLDVFREQAVAIGPMQEPVTVLVASDDRALALSSYLSAGHGRAGTMDVSDPRLVQAVEQAGMRIVDISSVQTDGIAHSRYVDLMAIYPALQRSGAVTDDGLGLRRSGAFVFDAVGMTFQRLGGILAD; via the coding sequence ATGATCTGTATGGCCGTGCTGGGCGCTTGTTCGGCGCGGCCCGGGCCCGACATTCTGGCGCCGGCGGCCAATATGCTGTCGCCGGATGCCGAAACCCGTGTGGTGCGGATCCTGACTGTCACCACCCGCGACCGGCTGGCGGACCGGCCCCATGCTTTCGGGGCCGGGCGGGCGGCGCAGCCGGGCTATGCCAGCTTTGACATCTCGATCCCGCCGGGCCATCAGCCGGGCCAGATCGAATGGCCGGATGGCGCGCCCGACCGGCTGACCGATTTCGTCACCCTGCGCCAGACGGTCATGGGTGAGGCCGCCTTTCTGGATGCCGCCGCCGGATCACGGGTGACGGTCTTCGTTCACGGCTTCAACCACAGCTTTCAAGAGGCGCTGTTCCGTCTGGCCCAGATGAACGCGGATACGCACAGGGATGACACGTCGGTGCTGTTTTCATGGCCGTCCGAGGGCCGGGTCAGCGCCTATCTGGCCGACCGCGACAGCGTGGACTATTCGCGTCAGGCGCTGGTCGATCTGCTGACCGGGCTGGCAGGCCGGGCACCTCCGGGCCAGCGCGTGACGGTTTTCGCCCACAGCATGGGCGGCCGCCTGACGATGGAGGCGCTGCGCCAGTTGCGCCTGACCGGGCGCGACGATGTGCTGGACCGGCTGAACGTCGTGCTGGCCGCGCCCGATATCGATCTGGACGTGTTTCGCGAACAGGCGGTCGCCATCGGCCCGATGCAAGAGCCGGTGACGGTTCTGGTCGCCTCGGATGACAGGGCGCTGGCGCTGTCCAGCTATCTGTCGGCGGGGCATGGCCGGGCGGGCACGATGGATGTCAGCGATCCGCGTCTGGTCCAGGCGGTCGAGCAGGCGGGCATGCGCATCGTCGATATTTCCAGCGTACAAACCGACGGCATCGCCCACAGCCGCTATGTCGATCTGATGGCGATCTATCCGGCGCTGCAAAGGTCGGGGGCGGTGACCGATGACGGCCTTGGCCTGCGGCGCAGCGGAGCCTTCGTCTTCGACGCGGTCGGCATGACCTTCCAGAGACTGGGCGGCATTCTGGCAGACTGA
- a CDS encoding efflux transporter outer membrane subunit, whose protein sequence is MTRTLTLSRRAILGGFASTLALSACSQISYTAPEPDLPERFASDSPARRAGANAWWASFQDRNLDSLISAGLARNLDVQQAVASVRAAQANARLVGANDLPQVGLDGAANRGESSGSGVITETTSVTLGVSWLVDLFGANQAARQGAAASLDAAYLSTEVARLTVASAIASAYVDLRYYQESLALTQQSLESRRRSLQMTRDQDELGGATRLDVLQAEQLVTQAEAALPAMEVGFEQAANRLATLTAGNTAQIRSSLSRGTGQPRARYRASVGVPADVVRVRPDVRVAERELAAAMARVGEARAAFYPQLTLSGSVTPTNISGGGSMKTWGFGPQLSVPLFTGGANEARLSAAEAEAERARLAWQASVLNAVEEVENALSGYNRDARAVAANSRLVDNSRETVNLTRLSYELGEDGFFPVLDAERSLLTARQELANAVRQQALNFIALSAASAGGVGVPAQS, encoded by the coding sequence ATGACACGAACACTTACCCTTTCGCGGCGCGCGATCCTTGGCGGCTTTGCCTCGACGCTGGCGCTGTCGGCCTGCAGTCAGATCAGCTATACCGCGCCCGAACCCGACCTGCCGGAACGTTTTGCCTCGGATTCGCCTGCAAGACGGGCGGGGGCGAATGCCTGGTGGGCATCGTTTCAGGACCGCAATCTTGACAGCCTGATCTCGGCCGGTCTGGCGCGCAATCTGGATGTGCAGCAGGCGGTGGCCTCGGTCCGGGCGGCGCAGGCCAATGCGCGGCTGGTCGGCGCCAATGACCTGCCGCAGGTCGGGCTGGACGGCGCGGCCAATCGCGGCGAAAGCTCTGGTTCCGGCGTGATCACGGAAACCACTTCGGTCACGCTGGGGGTGTCCTGGCTGGTCGATCTGTTCGGTGCCAATCAGGCGGCACGGCAAGGCGCTGCGGCCTCGCTGGATGCGGCCTATCTCTCGACCGAGGTGGCGCGGCTGACCGTGGCCAGTGCCATTGCCTCGGCCTATGTCGATCTGCGCTATTATCAGGAATCGCTGGCGCTGACGCAGCAAAGTCTGGAAAGCCGCCGCCGCTCGCTGCAAATGACCCGCGATCAGGACGAACTGGGCGGGGCCACCCGGCTGGACGTGTTGCAAGCCGAACAGCTTGTGACGCAGGCCGAGGCCGCGCTGCCCGCGATGGAGGTGGGCTTCGAGCAGGCGGCGAACCGTCTGGCCACCCTGACCGCCGGCAATACCGCGCAGATCCGCTCGTCCCTGTCGCGCGGCACCGGCCAGCCCCGCGCGCGGTATCGCGCCAGCGTGGGCGTGCCTGCCGATGTGGTCCGGGTGCGTCCCGATGTGCGCGTGGCCGAACGCGAACTGGCCGCCGCCATGGCACGGGTGGGCGAGGCCCGCGCCGCCTTCTATCCGCAACTGACGCTGAGCGGTTCGGTCACGCCGACCAATATCAGCGGCGGTGGCAGCATGAAGACCTGGGGCTTTGGCCCGCAGCTTTCGGTGCCGCTGTTCACCGGCGGCGCCAACGAGGCGCGGCTGTCCGCCGCCGAGGCCGAGGCCGAACGCGCCCGTCTGGCATGGCAGGCCTCGGTTCTGAATGCCGTCGAAGAGGTCGAGAACGCGCTGTCGGGTTATAACCGCGATGCCCGCGCCGTCGCCGCCAACAGCCGTCTTGTGGACAACTCGCGCGAGACCGTGAACCTCACGCGGCTGTCCTATGAACTGGGCGAGGATGGTTTCTTCCCGGTGCTGGACGCCGAACGCAGCCTGTTGACGGCGCGGCAGGAACTGGCAAATGCTGTGCGCCAGCAAGCATTGAATTTCATCGCGCTCAGCGCGGCATCGGCGGGTGGCGTCGGTGTTCCGGCGCAATCCTGA